One Oncorhynchus mykiss isolate Arlee chromosome 25, USDA_OmykA_1.1, whole genome shotgun sequence genomic window, ACACAGACCCTTTATTCATCACCCCCAGCTTCTCCTGCAGCCCTGGTggatggacagagaggaagagggtcaCTTCACAGTTCTCAGGGGCTTccagtggcacagcggtctaaggcactgcatctcagtgccagaggcgtcactacagaccctggttcgattccaggctgtatcacaaccggccgtgattgaggGGCATCTCCTTGCCCCTAGAGAAGGATTGGATGGTTACCAAAAATAAGGTTGATGCTTTGCCTTGCCTTCATAAAGATTAGATGGTACTTTCGACATATAGCTTATACCGATCCAATTCTACATATCCAAGCACGAGTGTGTAGGGATAAGTGTTGTTTTGGGGACATGGCCCATAGCTCTCCTTTGAGCTCCACAGATCTACAAaagggtgtaggggctaggggttgttttgTAGACAGGAGCCGCATGTCTCTCTATACAACACGACTCACCGAAGAGGAACTGGGAACACTGTGTGTATCCGTCCTCCATCTCCTCACACTTATCAGCCGCTGTCTCCACATCACTGATGGTGGTGGCAAAGATGGCCGCCCCTGACTCCACCAGCAGCTTACAGAGATGCACACTGTTACAGGAGGCAGCACAGTGTAGTGGGGTCCTGAGCACATGACAGACACAAAAGGAGAGACGTTCATGGAGACATTGTGAAGTCTTGACCGTTTTAAATGCAGCTGACCAAAGCTAAggtcaaagagaaagagaggagagaaatggtcACAGTGTACGTCCTCACCATCCATCGCTGTCAGCAGCATTGACGTTAACTCCAAAGTCGAGCAGGAACTTGACGATGTGGTGACGTCCAGCACATACGGCGTTGTGAAGGGGGGTGATGCCCTCGTCATTGGCCGTGCTGGGGTTCTCAACCTGCATGGGGGAAATGATCGATCAGTCACATTTATTTTCATGAATCAAATAGAAATGTATtgataaagccctttttatatAAACAGTCACAAAAGCCATTAACATTTTTAAAGAGCAGCTGATTTAGAAGTCAGTTTGAAATCTCTTACAGGCTGACAGAATGGTATGTTAAATGAGAAGACTCAACACAAGGAATTTCTCTTCTGGGACAATAaagtttgaattgaattgaagagCCTATGATTACCTCATAGATGATCCGCTGCACCAAGTCAAACTCTCCCTCCAGAGAGGCATCCAGTAGCAGGGCCAGAGGGTTGAACTTAACCCGCAGCCCGTGGCCTGTCCTCTCTGACTCAGGTTTCTTCAGGTTAGTCCTCTTGATCTGCTGAGACAGAGAAAGTGGAGTTACTCTCTGGCTAATGCACAggtggttggtggcaccttaattggggaggacgggctcagagtaatggctggaacggaatgaaTGGAATGCTATCAAACAAGTGGttcccatgtgtttgataccattccctttacttcattccagtcattattatgagctgtcttcccctcagcagcctcctgggGTCTAATGTCATGACTAGGGCAGGGAATTTTTCCTGTGAAGAAAGCAATGTCTGCAACTCAGATGGCAACTCTAGCATAAGTCAGATTTTTTgcagaccatgtgacctgaccaggagaaACTCTAGACCCTATGTATTATGGCACACAAAAAGGAAGCATGCTGTTGCATTATGGAGCTGTGGCTCCGCAGGTTGACCTTAGGCAATGCCGGGGGTGTGACAGTCCGGGGAGAGGTTTCTTTCGGCTGGGGAGACGAGGCCTCAGGGATGGGGATGGGCCTGGGAGTGGAGTTGGTGCCAGGTTGGTTGTTGTTGTCTTCCAAGCTGGGCTGGGAGGTGGGCATGTGGGGAGTGGTCTCACTGGTTGGGAGTGTCCTCCTCTCATTGGAGTCAGAGGAAGGGGACATAGAAGAGGACAGGCGATGGTTTGAGTTGGTACCGTCTGCGGCAGTGACGACCAGGGAAGCTGTCCCGATCAGGTTCCCATTAGAAGTGTTGATGTTGTCCATGTCCGGACATCCCAGGACACCACCCATGAAGACGGGCTGGTAGAATGGGGTGCTGTTGCTGCCCTCCATGCCTCCGGCCAGAGTGTTGAAGCGCTGGTACAGGAGCTTCTGGATGTTGGGTCCGGTGGGGCCCTCTGGCTCTGTGATGGAGCTGCGTTTCTTCAGCGGGCGCGGTGCATTGGTCAGCCGCCGGCGCAGGACCTCTAGGTCGGCGTCGCTCTGGTAGCGCAGCGGGGAGTGGGCCACGGGGGTCAGCTTGGTGGGGCTCAGGGGTCGCGGGATGTTCTCCACGCTGGGAGAGGGTAGGAGTCTACCCTCTGTGGTGTCCCCTTCCCTGTccaccatgtcctctccactctctcctcctgggGACAGGGCCCCATGCTGGAAGGGcacaggggagggagaggtgcTGGAGGGAAGCACGGGTTTCCCATACACTACGAACAAAAGGAGATGGAGATATTAATATAGGACCATACAGATTGAGACCCAACAGGAAAGTCAAGCATTAGCTGAATGAGGCCTGGGTTGAAATACTATTTGTTTCCTTCAAATACTTTGAGAGTTTGATTGAGACTCCCTGGAGTGCCTTTGCACTTTTGGAACTATTACATTGATCCCACTGTGCAAGGCATGCTCAATTAAGTGAAGCTTAATTATTTGAAGGAAATCAAATGCTATTAGAACCCAGGTCTGACTGactctttaaaaaatataatgTCCATCGATTGAGGCGTTTACCTGCTTTGACAGCAGACCTGCCTCCTGCTGGGTAGCTCTTGGCTGCTGCAGGCTGCTGCAGGTACATGTGGTAGATGGAGGAGGAGTTCATAGTGGCAGGGCCCTTCCtgggggactgaggcctggaggATGACCGGTCTGGAACGTAGGGCCTCACAGCCACAGCCGGCAGGGGGTCAtgactctccccctcccccagacCTGACTGGGGTGTGGGGCTAGGGGGGACAGAGATACGCTGCTGGATCTGCTGGGAGGAGTAACCAGGAGGTTCTGGGGCTGAACGCTGCCAGGCTAAAGTGGCAGGGGCAGACCTGGTCAGGGAGCTGGTAGAGCAGACTATAGACGGGTGGCCAGTAGGTGCAGGGTAGGTCCCGTAGATGGGTAGTGGTTTGGACACGGATCCTCCTGGTAGCTTACTGAAGTCAAGGCTCTGTGGAGGTAAACACCATGAACCAGTTAGATTCATTATAGGACAGTAGGAAGGAGAGTCCAAGGAGTGTGTGAAAGAGCCAAAAGTGaatggctgcatctcaatagtcttaaGTGGCTTCTACTTGTGTCCTCTCCGTCTGTATTGATCTAAAAAATACTGGGTCTGTGAAAGCAATATGGTGTAGAAAACCAACCAGGAATTGCTTTTAATGGTTAGTTATTTAATATCCTTGCAGATGAAAGAGAGGAGATGATGATAGTAAGCCACTTTAGACTATTGCGATGTACCCAATGACTGTAGTAGTGGGAGGTGGAGCAGGGATCTCACCTGGTCTGGGCTGGTGTTCCTCCAATCTGAAGGTTGCATCAAGGAGACACTTTTACTAAGGGTGGGCCACACTGCTTCATTGGCTACAGGAggggtacacagagagagagagagggattgggtGAGAAAGACAAGACAGAGAAAGTGGTAAAAGAAGACTGTGAAGTCTGTGTTCCAGGATAACGGTTAAGAAAGATGAGCTGTGATATTCTAGTTGTCTCGAGAAATGATCGACAGAATGTTGATGCTAGTCCAAATGAGCAACGGAAAGtatagtgacacacacacaacacactgtctATTTGAAGAACTAGTCCCTGTAGCTAATACGTTTCAATTTCTAGATCACTTTGCTCTCTTTGCCTTGTGCCCTCCATACCTACAGACTGACCCAGTACAGGAACAGCTTGCCCTCCATACCTACAGACTGACACAGTACAGGAACAGCTTGCCCTCCATACCTACAGACTGGCACAATACAGGAACAGCTTGCCCTCCATACCTACAGACTGGCAAAATACAGTAACAGCTTGCCCTCCATACCTACAGACTGGCAAAATACATTAACAGCTTGACCTCCATACCTACAGACTGACACAGTACAGGAACAGCTTGCCCTCCATACCTAAAGACTGACCTGAGGGACATAGGGTCAGGTCTAATACAAGGTGTATCTGCTGGGTGTATTTTGGTCCCCGATTCTGATCGGGTTAAAGAGATTAgtgtctatcactctctctctctttgagacACAGTCTGTCTGGAGGTAAACtattccctgtctgtctgccagacTTCCTATTAAACCTTTTGCAGTGTCTGTGCCAACTAAGCCTTGCCTACTCTCCCTTTCAAACATTACAACTGCCCAGCACTATTTAAAAGGTACTTCTAGAAGGACTACACGATCTGAGGCTGCATCtgaaatagggctctggtgaaaagtagggcttacac contains:
- the LOC110505749 gene encoding apoptosis-stimulating of p53 protein 1 isoform X5 — its product is MTPMILTVYLSDSQQMLTEVPITPETTCKDVVEFCKEAGEGGCHLTDVWKGNERVIPFDHLMYEHLQEWGPRRMEVRFYLRHDDSPSESSDQGSQLSQEQSNRGSGGSSGQSCEERVGNPCVELTLSELQEMATRQQQQIETQQQMLVAKEQRLRYLQQQDHRQGQTVSEAGKLQRLMERVESQEAKLKKIRAMRGQVDYSKLINGNLSAEIQHVSGQFQEKQAELQSAVVKVDQLNQQLEDLRRGRLNGLQPLGGPLTGTAALELRKLYQELQVRNKLNTEHSGRLQQNKELLNKRNTEVTMMDKRIGDLRERLHKKKTELNRINGPPSPQPTPSSSGRVAAVCPYIQVPVPGRQEVGYALPPDPVKPPFVPGTGTISHGHSKSEEEGCGVRKPFVQWKVSDLDIIVDPVEMREVPRSPSGACSADTVWSQGLGQQKQRGLTNEAVWPTLSKSVSLMQPSDWRNTSPDQSLDFSKLPGGSVSKPLPIYGTYPAPTGHPSIVCSTSSLTRSAPATLAWQRSAPEPPGYSSQQIQQRISVPPSPTPQSGLGEGESHDPLPAVAVRPYVPDRSSSRPQSPRKGPATMNSSSIYHMYLQQPAAAKSYPAGGRSAVKAVYGKPVLPSSTSPSPVPFQHGALSPGGESGEDMVDREGDTTEGRLLPSPSVENIPRPLSPTKLTPVAHSPLRYQSDADLEVLRRRLTNAPRPLKKRSSITEPEGPTGPNIQKLLYQRFNTLAGGMEGSNSTPFYQPVFMGGVLGCPDMDNINTSNGNLIGTASLVVTAADGTNSNHRLSSSMSPSSDSNERRTLPTSETTPHMPTSQPSLEDNNNQPGTNSTPRPIPIPEASSPQPKETSPRTVTPPALPKQIKRTNLKKPESERTGHGLRVKFNPLALLLDASLEGEFDLVQRIIYEVENPSTANDEGITPLHNAVCAGRHHIVKFLLDFGVNVNAADSDGWTPLHCAASCNSVHLCKLLVESGAAIFATTISDVETAADKCEEMEDGYTQCSQFLFGLQEKLGVMNKGSVYALWDYEAQSSDELSFHEGDAITTLSRSDHAETEWWWARLHDKEGYVPRNLLGLYPRIKPRQRSLA
- the LOC110505749 gene encoding apoptosis-stimulating of p53 protein 1 isoform X6 encodes the protein MTPMILTVYLSDSQQMLTEVPITPETTCKDVVEFCKEAGEGGCHLTDVWKGNERVIPFDHLMYEHLQEWGPRRMEVRFYLRHDDSPSESSDQGSQLSQEQSNRGSGGSSGQSCEERVGNPCVELTLSELQEMATRQQQQIETQQQMLVAKEQRLRYLQQQDHRQGQTVSEAGKLQRLMERVESQEAKLKKIRAMRGQVDYSKLINGNLSAEIQHVSGQFQEKQAELQSAVVKVDQLNQQLEDLRRGRLNGLQPLGGPLTGTAALELRKLYQELQVRNKLNTEHSGRLQQNKELLNKRNTEVTMMDKRIGDLRERLHKKKTELNRINGPPSPQPTPSSSGRVAAVCPYIQVPVPGRQEVGYALPPDPVKPPFVPGTGTISHGHSKSANEAVWPTLSKSVSLMQPSDWRNTSPDQSLDFSKLPGGSVSKPLPIYGTYPAPTGHPSIVCSTSSLTRSAPATLAWQRSAPEPPGYSSQQIQQRISVPPSPTPQSGLGEGESHDPLPAVAVRPYVPDRSSSRPQSPRKGPATMNSSSIYHMYLQQPAAAKSYPAGGRSAVKAVYGKPVLPSSTSPSPVPFQHGALSPGGESGEDMVDREGDTTEGRLLPSPSVENIPRPLSPTKLTPVAHSPLRYQSDADLEVLRRRLTNAPRPLKKRSSITEPEGPTGPNIQKLLYQRFNTLAGGMEGSNSTPFYQPVFMGGVLGCPDMDNINTSNGNLIGTASLVVTAADGTNSNHRLSSSMSPSSDSNERRTLPTSETTPHMPTSQPSLEDNNNQPGTNSTPRPIPIPEASSPQPKETSPRTVTPPALPKQIKRTNLKKPESERTGHGLRVKFNPLALLLDASLEGEFDLVQRIIYEVENPSTANDEGITPLHNAVCAGRHHIVKFLLDFGVNVNAADSDGWTPLHCAASCNSVHLCKLLVESGAAIFATTISDVETAADKCEEMEDGYTQCSQFLFGLQEKLGVMNKGSVYALWDYEAQSSDELSFHEGDAITTLSRSDHAETEWWWARLHDKEGYVPRNLLGLYPRIKPRQRSLA
- the LOC110505749 gene encoding apoptosis-stimulating of p53 protein 1 isoform X9; the encoded protein is MERVESQEAKLKKIRAMRGQVDYSKLINGNLSAEIQHVSGQFQEKQAELQSAVVKVDQLNQQLEDLRRGRLNGLQPLGGPLTGTAALELRKLYQELQVRNKLNTEHSGRLQQNKELLNKRNTEVTMMDKRIGDLRERLHKKKTELNRINGPPSPQPTPSSSGRVAAVCPYIQVPVPGRQEVGYALPPDPVKPPFVPGTGTISHGHSKSEEEGCGVRKPFVQWKVSDLDIIVDPVEMREVPRSPSGACSADTVWSQGLGQQKQRGLSNRAQYQQHKSNEAVWPTLSKSVSLMQPSDWRNTSPDQSLDFSKLPGGSVSKPLPIYGTYPAPTGHPSIVCSTSSLTRSAPATLAWQRSAPEPPGYSSQQIQQRISVPPSPTPQSGLGEGESHDPLPAVAVRPYVPDRSSSRPQSPRKGPATMNSSSIYHMYLQQPAAAKSYPAGGRSAVKAVYGKPVLPSSTSPSPVPFQHGALSPGGESGEDMVDREGDTTEGRLLPSPSVENIPRPLSPTKLTPVAHSPLRYQSDADLEVLRRRLTNAPRPLKKRSSITEPEGPTGPNIQKLLYQRFNTLAGGMEGSNSTPFYQPVFMGGVLGCPDMDNINTSNGNLIGTASLVVTAADGTNSNHRLSSSMSPSSDSNERRTLPTSETTPHMPTSQPSLEDNNNQPGTNSTPRPIPIPEASSPQPKETSPRTVTPPALPKQIKRTNLKKPESERTGHGLRVKFNPLALLLDASLEGEFDLVQRIIYEVENPSTANDEGITPLHNAVCAGRHHIVKFLLDFGVNVNAADSDGWTPLHCAASCNSVHLCKLLVESGAAIFATTISDVETAADKCEEMEDGYTQCSQFLFGLQEKLGVMNKGSVYALWDYEAQSSDELSFHEGDAITTLSRSDHAETEWWWARLHDKEGYVPRNLLGLYPRIKPRQRSLA
- the LOC110505749 gene encoding apoptosis-stimulating of p53 protein 1 isoform X2 — encoded protein: MTPMILTVYLSDSQQMLTEVPITPETTCKDVVEFCKEAGEGGCHLTDVWKGNERVIPFDHLMYEHLQEWGPRRMEVRFYLRHDDSPSESSDQGSQLSQEQSNRGSGGSSGQSCEERVGNPCVELTLSELQEMATRQQQQIETQQQMLVAKEQRLRYLQQQDHRQGQTVSEAGKLQRLMERVESQEAKLKKIRAMRGQVDYSKLINGNLSAEIQHVSGQFQEKQAELQSAVVKVDQLNQQLEDLRRGRLNGLQPLGGPLTGTAALELRKLYQELQVRNKLNTEHSGRLQQNKELLNKRNTEVTMMDKRIGDLRERLHKKKTELNRINGPPSPQPTPSSSGRVAAVCPYIQVPVPGRQEVGYALPPDPVKPPFVPGTGTISHGHSKSEEEGCGVRKPFVQWKVSDLDIIVDPVEMREVPRSPSGACSADTVWSQGLGQQKQRGLSNRAQYQQHKSNEAVWPTLSKSVSLMQPSDWRNTSPDQSLDFSKLPGGSVSKPLPIYGTYPAPTGHPSIVCSTSSLTRSAPATLAWQRSAPEPPGYSSQQIQQRISVPPSPTPQSGLGEGESHDPLPAVAVRPYVPDRSSSRPQSPRKGPATMNSSSIYHMYLQQPAAAKSYPAGGRSAVKAVYGKPVLPSSTSPSPVPFQHGALSPGGESGEDMVDREGDTTEGRLLPSPSVENIPRPLSPTKLTPVAHSPLRYQSDADLEVLRRRLTNAPRPLKKRSSITEPEGPTGPNIQKLLYQRFNTLAGGMEGSNSTPFYQPVFMGGVLGCPDMDNINTSNGNLIGTASLVVTAADGTNSNHRLSSSMSPSSDSNERRTLPTSETTPHMPTSQPSLEDNNNQPGTNSTPRPIPIPEASSPQPKETSPRTVTPPALPKIKRTNLKKPESERTGHGLRVKFNPLALLLDASLEGEFDLVQRIIYEVENPSTANDEGITPLHNAVCAGRHHIVKFLLDFGVNVNAADSDGWTPLHCAASCNSVHLCKLLVESGAAIFATTISDVETAADKCEEMEDGYTQCSQFLFGLQEKLGVMNKGSVYALWDYEAQSSDELSFHEGDAITTLSRSDHAETEWWWARLHDKEGYVPRNLLGLYPRIKPRQRSLA
- the LOC110505749 gene encoding apoptosis-stimulating of p53 protein 1 isoform X1, whose translation is MTPMILTVYLSDSQQMLTEVPITPETTCKDVVEFCKEAGEGGCHLTDVWKGNERVIPFDHLMYEHLQEWGPRRMEVRFYLRHDDSPSESSDQGSQLSQEQSNRGSGGSSGQSCEERVGNPCVELTLSELQEMATRQQQQIETQQQMLVAKEQRLRYLQQQDHRQGQTVSEAGKLQRLMERVESQEAKLKKIRAMRGQVDYSKLINGNLSAEIQHVSGQFQEKQAELQSAVVKVDQLNQQLEDLRRGRLNGLQPLGGPLTGTAALELRKLYQELQVRNKLNTEHSGRLQQNKELLNKRNTEVTMMDKRIGDLRERLHKKKTELNRINGPPSPQPTPSSSGRVAAVCPYIQVPVPGRQEVGYALPPDPVKPPFVPGTGTISHGHSKSEEEGCGVRKPFVQWKVSDLDIIVDPVEMREVPRSPSGACSADTVWSQGLGQQKQRGLSNRAQYQQHKSNEAVWPTLSKSVSLMQPSDWRNTSPDQSLDFSKLPGGSVSKPLPIYGTYPAPTGHPSIVCSTSSLTRSAPATLAWQRSAPEPPGYSSQQIQQRISVPPSPTPQSGLGEGESHDPLPAVAVRPYVPDRSSSRPQSPRKGPATMNSSSIYHMYLQQPAAAKSYPAGGRSAVKAVYGKPVLPSSTSPSPVPFQHGALSPGGESGEDMVDREGDTTEGRLLPSPSVENIPRPLSPTKLTPVAHSPLRYQSDADLEVLRRRLTNAPRPLKKRSSITEPEGPTGPNIQKLLYQRFNTLAGGMEGSNSTPFYQPVFMGGVLGCPDMDNINTSNGNLIGTASLVVTAADGTNSNHRLSSSMSPSSDSNERRTLPTSETTPHMPTSQPSLEDNNNQPGTNSTPRPIPIPEASSPQPKETSPRTVTPPALPKQIKRTNLKKPESERTGHGLRVKFNPLALLLDASLEGEFDLVQRIIYEVENPSTANDEGITPLHNAVCAGRHHIVKFLLDFGVNVNAADSDGWTPLHCAASCNSVHLCKLLVESGAAIFATTISDVETAADKCEEMEDGYTQCSQFLFGLQEKLGVMNKGSVYALWDYEAQSSDELSFHEGDAITTLSRSDHAETEWWWARLHDKEGYVPRNLLGLYPRIKPRQRSLA
- the LOC110505749 gene encoding apoptosis-stimulating of p53 protein 1 isoform X8 — protein: MATRQQQQIETQQQMLVAKEQRLRYLQQQDHRQGQTVSEAGKLQRLMERVESQEAKLKKIRAMRGQVDYSKLINGNLSAEIQHVSGQFQEKQAELQSAVVKVDQLNQQLEDLRRGRLNGLQPLGGPLTGTAALELRKLYQELQVRNKLNTEHSGRLQQNKELLNKRNTEVTMMDKRIGDLRERLHKKKTELNRINGPPSPQPTPSSSGRVAAVCPYIQVPVPGRQEVGYALPPDPVKPPFVPGTGTISHGHSKSEEEGCGVRKPFVQWKVSDLDIIVDPVEMREVPRSPSGACSADTVWSQGLGQQKQRGLSNRAQYQQHKSNEAVWPTLSKSVSLMQPSDWRNTSPDQSLDFSKLPGGSVSKPLPIYGTYPAPTGHPSIVCSTSSLTRSAPATLAWQRSAPEPPGYSSQQIQQRISVPPSPTPQSGLGEGESHDPLPAVAVRPYVPDRSSSRPQSPRKGPATMNSSSIYHMYLQQPAAAKSYPAGGRSAVKAVYGKPVLPSSTSPSPVPFQHGALSPGGESGEDMVDREGDTTEGRLLPSPSVENIPRPLSPTKLTPVAHSPLRYQSDADLEVLRRRLTNAPRPLKKRSSITEPEGPTGPNIQKLLYQRFNTLAGGMEGSNSTPFYQPVFMGGVLGCPDMDNINTSNGNLIGTASLVVTAADGTNSNHRLSSSMSPSSDSNERRTLPTSETTPHMPTSQPSLEDNNNQPGTNSTPRPIPIPEASSPQPKETSPRTVTPPALPKQIKRTNLKKPESERTGHGLRVKFNPLALLLDASLEGEFDLVQRIIYEVENPSTANDEGITPLHNAVCAGRHHIVKFLLDFGVNVNAADSDGWTPLHCAASCNSVHLCKLLVESGAAIFATTISDVETAADKCEEMEDGYTQCSQFLFGLQEKLGVMNKGSVYALWDYEAQSSDELSFHEGDAITTLSRSDHAETEWWWARLHDKEGYVPRNLLGLYPRIKPRQRSLA
- the LOC110505749 gene encoding apoptosis-stimulating of p53 protein 1 isoform X7, encoding MEWKHVEAVQEFTVEGQCSKIKVRSCRITWDAHQVGNPCVELTLSELQEMATRQQQQIETQQQMLVAKEQRLRYLQQQDHRQGQTVSEAGKLQRLMERVESQEAKLKKIRAMRGQVDYSKLINGNLSAEIQHVSGQFQEKQAELQSAVVKVDQLNQQLEDLRRGRLNGLQPLGGPLTGTAALELRKLYQELQVRNKLNTEHSGRLQQNKELLNKRNTEVTMMDKRIGDLRERLHKKKTELNRINGPPSPQPTPSSSGRVAAVCPYIQVPVPGRQEVGYALPPDPVKPPFVPGTGTISHGHSKSEEEGCGVRKPFVQWKVSDLDIIVDPVEMREVPRSPSGACSADTVWSQGLGQQKQRGLSNRAQYQQHKSNEAVWPTLSKSVSLMQPSDWRNTSPDQSLDFSKLPGGSVSKPLPIYGTYPAPTGHPSIVCSTSSLTRSAPATLAWQRSAPEPPGYSSQQIQQRISVPPSPTPQSGLGEGESHDPLPAVAVRPYVPDRSSSRPQSPRKGPATMNSSSIYHMYLQQPAAAKSYPAGGRSAVKAVYGKPVLPSSTSPSPVPFQHGALSPGGESGEDMVDREGDTTEGRLLPSPSVENIPRPLSPTKLTPVAHSPLRYQSDADLEVLRRRLTNAPRPLKKRSSITEPEGPTGPNIQKLLYQRFNTLAGGMEGSNSTPFYQPVFMGGVLGCPDMDNINTSNGNLIGTASLVVTAADGTNSNHRLSSSMSPSSDSNERRTLPTSETTPHMPTSQPSLEDNNNQPGTNSTPRPIPIPEASSPQPKETSPRTVTPPALPKQIKRTNLKKPESERTGHGLRVKFNPLALLLDASLEGEFDLVQRIIYEVENPSTANDEGITPLHNAVCAGRHHIVKFLLDFGVNVNAADSDGWTPLHCAASCNSVHLCKLLVESGAAIFATTISDVETAADKCEEMEDGYTQCSQFLFGLQEKLGVMNKGSVYALWDYEAQSSDELSFHEGDAITTLSRSDHAETEWWWARLHDKEGYVPRNLLGLYPRIKPRQRSLA
- the LOC110505749 gene encoding apoptosis-stimulating of p53 protein 1 isoform X4; this translates as MILTVYLSDSQQMLTEVPITPETTCKDVVEFCKEAGEGGCHLTDVWKGNERVIPFDHLMYEHLQEWGPRRMEVRFYLRHDDSPSESSDQGSQLSQEQSNRGSGGSSGQSCEERVGNPCVELTLSELQEMATRQQQQIETQQQMLVAKEQRLRYLQQQDHRQGQTVSEAGKLQRLMERVESQEAKLKKIRAMRGQVDYSKLINGNLSAEIQHVSGQFQEKQAELQSAVVKVDQLNQQLEDLRRGRLNGLQPLGGPLTGTAALELRKLYQELQVRNKLNTEHSGRLQQNKELLNKRNTEVTMMDKRIGDLRERLHKKKTELNRINGPPSPQPTPSSSGRVAAVCPYIQVPVPGRQEVGYALPPDPVKPPFVPGTGTISHGHSKSEEEGCGVRKPFVQWKVSDLDIIVDPVEMREVPRSPSGACSADTVWSQGLGQQKQRGLSNRAQYQQHKSNEAVWPTLSKSVSLMQPSDWRNTSPDQSLDFSKLPGGSVSKPLPIYGTYPAPTGHPSIVCSTSSLTRSAPATLAWQRSAPEPPGYSSQQIQQRISVPPSPTPQSGLGEGESHDPLPAVAVRPYVPDRSSSRPQSPRKGPATMNSSSIYHMYLQQPAAAKSYPAGGRSAVKAVYGKPVLPSSTSPSPVPFQHGALSPGGESGEDMVDREGDTTEGRLLPSPSVENIPRPLSPTKLTPVAHSPLRYQSDADLEVLRRRLTNAPRPLKKRSSITEPEGPTGPNIQKLLYQRFNTLAGGMEGSNSTPFYQPVFMGGVLGCPDMDNINTSNGNLIGTASLVVTAADGTNSNHRLSSSMSPSSDSNERRTLPTSETTPHMPTSQPSLEDNNNQPGTNSTPRPIPIPEASSPQPKETSPRTVTPPALPKQIKRTNLKKPESERTGHGLRVKFNPLALLLDASLEGEFDLVQRIIYEVENPSTANDEGITPLHNAVCAGRHHIVKFLLDFGVNVNAADSDGWTPLHCAASCNSVHLCKLLVESGAAIFATTISDVETAADKCEEMEDGYTQCSQFLFGLQEKLGVMNKGSVYALWDYEAQSSDELSFHEGDAITTLSRSDHAETEWWWARLHDKEGYVPRNLLGLYPRIKPRQRSLA
- the LOC110505749 gene encoding apoptosis-stimulating of p53 protein 1 isoform X3, giving the protein MKPLLKDTNKKRLAWAKKHQQWTLDRCKSVLWSESRFEIFGSNRHVFEMQKRVIPFDHLMYEHLQEWGPRRMEVRFYLRHDDSPSESSDQGSQLSQEQSNRGSGGSSGQSCEERVGNPCVELTLSELQEMATRQQQQIETQQQMLVAKEQRLRYLQQQDHRQGQTVSEAGKLQRLMERVESQEAKLKKIRAMRGQVDYSKLINGNLSAEIQHVSGQFQEKQAELQSAVVKVDQLNQQLEDLRRGRLNGLQPLGGPLTGTAALELRKLYQELQVRNKLNTEHSGRLQQNKELLNKRNTEVTMMDKRIGDLRERLHKKKTELNRINGPPSPQPTPSSSGRVAAVCPYIQVPVPGRQEVGYALPPDPVKPPFVPGTGTISHGHSKSEEEGCGVRKPFVQWKVSDLDIIVDPVEMREVPRSPSGACSADTVWSQGLGQQKQRGLSNRAQYQQHKSNEAVWPTLSKSVSLMQPSDWRNTSPDQSLDFSKLPGGSVSKPLPIYGTYPAPTGHPSIVCSTSSLTRSAPATLAWQRSAPEPPGYSSQQIQQRISVPPSPTPQSGLGEGESHDPLPAVAVRPYVPDRSSSRPQSPRKGPATMNSSSIYHMYLQQPAAAKSYPAGGRSAVKAVYGKPVLPSSTSPSPVPFQHGALSPGGESGEDMVDREGDTTEGRLLPSPSVENIPRPLSPTKLTPVAHSPLRYQSDADLEVLRRRLTNAPRPLKKRSSITEPEGPTGPNIQKLLYQRFNTLAGGMEGSNSTPFYQPVFMGGVLGCPDMDNINTSNGNLIGTASLVVTAADGTNSNHRLSSSMSPSSDSNERRTLPTSETTPHMPTSQPSLEDNNNQPGTNSTPRPIPIPEASSPQPKETSPRTVTPPALPKQIKRTNLKKPESERTGHGLRVKFNPLALLLDASLEGEFDLVQRIIYEVENPSTANDEGITPLHNAVCAGRHHIVKFLLDFGVNVNAADSDGWTPLHCAASCNSVHLCKLLVESGAAIFATTISDVETAADKCEEMEDGYTQCSQFLFGLQEKLGVMNKGSVYALWDYEAQSSDELSFHEGDAITTLSRSDHAETEWWWARLHDKEGYVPRNLLGLYPRIKPRQRSLA